One region of Ornithinibacter aureus genomic DNA includes:
- a CDS encoding Fur family transcriptional regulator: protein MSDLGERLRACGKRLTSQRERVLGAVGRLGHATPDEIVDAVARDGGGQVAASTVYRALDALQELGLVGHTHVDHRAPSYHLAEHATHLHVVCRRCGWVGEAPLTAADELVARLDESLGFAAEVSHAAVHGLCGQCRSADLPDVGDPHHAGEPHHAGDHPASAAVSSAPPESPKATP from the coding sequence GTGAGCGATCTCGGCGAGCGACTGCGGGCCTGCGGCAAGCGGCTGACCTCGCAGCGTGAGCGGGTGCTCGGCGCCGTGGGGCGGCTCGGTCACGCGACCCCGGACGAGATCGTGGATGCCGTGGCGCGCGACGGGGGCGGACAGGTTGCCGCGTCGACGGTGTACCGCGCCCTCGATGCACTTCAGGAGCTGGGTCTGGTCGGGCACACCCACGTCGACCACCGTGCGCCGAGCTACCACCTCGCCGAGCACGCCACCCACCTGCACGTCGTCTGCCGGCGGTGCGGCTGGGTGGGCGAGGCCCCGCTCACCGCGGCGGACGAACTGGTGGCCCGGCTCGACGAGTCCTTGGGGTTCGCCGCCGAGGTGTCGCACGCCGCCGTGCACGGGCTGTGCGGGCAGTGTCGCTCCGCCGACCTGCCCGATGTCGGTGACCCGCACCACGCCGGTGAGCCGCACCACGCCGGTGACCACCCGGCATCCGCCGCGGTGTCGTCCGCACCCCCCGAGTCCCCGAAGGCCACACCATGA
- a CDS encoding LCP family protein has protein sequence MSDNGVGSLIEGLPDTQETRREQKRRDRRGSRRALIVMLSIFGLIVGTGVAYVGYLAFTVGNNIDQGIDLGERQPVTAPDGEPVAETGTGTNFLVIGSDTRPGDAGRSDVIVLVHVPEDNSAVQMIHFPRDLYVDIPGRGKNKINAAYAFGREPLLVQTMEQLLGVRIHHVARTDFEGFKNMTDAVGGVRVYAEEGGADGIVKGWNDLNGEQALAFVRERYTLSEGDISRGRRQLAFIKALMLEATKPENIANPITVAKFANAATENLVVDKGLTTRAMTDYAIALRNVRGGDVIFATAPFSGYGTSPQGASIDIVDEAGMAELGEALRTDSMDTYLDVFVTP, from the coding sequence GTGAGTGATAACGGCGTGGGGTCCCTGATCGAAGGGCTTCCTGATACTCAGGAGACCCGCCGCGAGCAGAAGCGGCGTGATCGTCGGGGCTCCCGGCGGGCGCTCATCGTGATGCTCAGCATCTTCGGCCTCATCGTCGGAACCGGTGTGGCCTACGTCGGCTACCTCGCGTTCACGGTCGGCAACAACATCGACCAGGGCATCGACCTCGGCGAGCGCCAGCCGGTCACCGCCCCCGACGGCGAGCCGGTCGCAGAAACCGGCACCGGCACCAACTTCCTCGTCATCGGCTCCGACACCCGCCCCGGTGACGCCGGGCGGTCCGACGTCATCGTCCTCGTGCACGTCCCCGAGGACAACAGCGCGGTGCAGATGATCCACTTCCCCCGGGACCTCTACGTGGACATCCCCGGGCGCGGCAAGAACAAGATCAACGCCGCCTATGCCTTCGGCCGCGAACCCCTGCTCGTCCAGACCATGGAGCAGCTGCTCGGCGTGCGCATCCACCACGTCGCCCGCACCGACTTCGAGGGGTTCAAGAACATGACGGATGCCGTGGGTGGCGTTCGCGTGTACGCCGAGGAGGGCGGCGCCGACGGCATCGTCAAGGGTTGGAACGACCTCAATGGCGAGCAGGCGCTGGCCTTCGTCCGTGAGCGCTACACCCTGAGCGAGGGTGACATCTCGCGTGGTCGGCGCCAGCTCGCCTTCATCAAGGCGCTGATGCTCGAGGCGACCAAGCCCGAGAACATCGCGAACCCGATCACCGTCGCCAAGTTCGCGAACGCCGCCACCGAGAACCTCGTCGTCGACAAGGGCCTGACCACTCGCGCGATGACCGACTACGCGATCGCGCTGCGCAACGTGCGCGGCGGCGACGTCATCTTCGCGACGGCACCGTTCTCCGGCTACGGCACCTCGCCGCAGGGCGCCTCGATCGACATCGTGGATGAGGCCGGGATGGCCGAGCTCGGTGAGGCGCTGCGCACCGACTCGATGGACACCTACCTCGACGTCTTCGTCACCCCCTGA
- a CDS encoding DsrE family protein, which produces MDSAQPSLVVKVTCGTEALERLNQGFTVAATALAAGIEVSLWLTGDASFMAVPGRAELVDLPDAVPLAELRDLLLEGARVTVCGQCAARRGLTASDLMTGAGIRGAAAFVEEVMAPGARSLVY; this is translated from the coding sequence ATGGACTCCGCGCAGCCCTCACTCGTCGTCAAGGTCACCTGCGGCACCGAGGCCCTCGAACGGCTCAACCAGGGTTTCACCGTGGCGGCGACCGCCCTGGCCGCCGGAATCGAGGTCAGCCTGTGGCTCACCGGCGACGCGTCGTTCATGGCCGTGCCGGGTCGAGCCGAGCTGGTCGACCTCCCGGATGCCGTGCCGCTGGCCGAGCTTCGCGACCTCCTTCTCGAGGGGGCGAGGGTCACGGTGTGCGGCCAGTGCGCGGCCCGCCGCGGGCTCACGGCATCCGACCTCATGACGGGGGCCGGCATCCGTGGGGCGGCGGCCTTCGTCGAGGAGGTCATGGCGCCCGGCGCCCGCTCCCTCGTCTACTGA
- a CDS encoding YgfZ/GcvT domain-containing protein, translated as MTTSTVSSPLLDRQGAVEGEGADAGVAAHYGDPMREQRLLAEGLAVVDLSHRGVVTVTGPDRLTWLHSMTTQHLTGLAPRTSRESLVLSPKGHIEHALHLVDDGETTWITVEPGGAPALVAWLNSMRFMLRVEVADGTAHWAVLGEPIGAESAQGEPLAWVDAWPALVGDTAAYGPVEGHPGEGRAWRELIVARPDLEAAVGDRPLAGTWAAEALRVMAWRPRLGAETDHRTIAHEVDWLRTAVHLHKGCYRGQETIARVHNLGRPPRRLVFLHLDGSGHVLPDAGAPVRFGDREVGRITTVARHHEDGPVALAVIKRSIPEDVDLLVRETAASQTVVVSG; from the coding sequence ATGACCACGTCCACCGTGAGTTCGCCCCTGCTCGATCGCCAGGGCGCGGTCGAGGGTGAGGGCGCCGACGCCGGGGTGGCGGCCCACTACGGCGACCCCATGCGTGAGCAGCGCCTGCTGGCCGAAGGGCTCGCCGTGGTCGACCTGTCGCACCGCGGGGTCGTCACCGTCACCGGGCCCGACCGCCTCACGTGGTTGCACTCGATGACCACCCAGCACCTCACCGGCCTGGCACCTCGCACGTCGCGCGAGTCGCTCGTGCTCTCGCCCAAGGGGCACATCGAGCACGCCCTGCACCTCGTCGACGACGGGGAGACGACGTGGATCACCGTCGAGCCCGGGGGAGCGCCCGCCCTCGTGGCGTGGCTGAACTCGATGCGCTTCATGCTGCGGGTCGAGGTCGCCGACGGCACCGCGCACTGGGCAGTGCTCGGCGAGCCCATCGGCGCCGAGTCCGCTCAGGGGGAGCCGCTCGCGTGGGTCGACGCGTGGCCCGCCCTCGTGGGTGACACGGCGGCATACGGGCCGGTCGAGGGGCACCCCGGCGAGGGACGTGCGTGGCGTGAGCTCATCGTGGCGCGCCCTGACCTCGAGGCCGCGGTCGGCGACCGACCGCTGGCCGGCACCTGGGCCGCCGAGGCGTTGCGGGTCATGGCGTGGCGCCCGCGGCTCGGGGCCGAGACCGATCACCGCACCATCGCGCACGAGGTCGACTGGCTGCGCACCGCGGTGCACCTGCACAAGGGCTGCTACCGCGGTCAGGAGACCATCGCCCGCGTCCACAACCTCGGGCGGCCCCCGCGACGGCTCGTCTTCCTGCACCTCGACGGGTCGGGTCACGTGCTCCCGGATGCCGGTGCGCCGGTGCGCTTCGGCGACCGGGAGGTGGGTCGGATCACCACGGTGGCGCGCCACCACGAGGACGGCCCGGTCGCGCTCGCGGTCATCAAGCGCTCGATCCCCGAGGACGTGGATCTTCTCGTCAGGGAGACGGCGGCATCGCAGACCGTCGTCGTGAGTGGCTGA
- a CDS encoding FABP family protein has product MVFTLDTSLHPDLAPLAWLVGRWAGAGLVGYPTIESARFGQEIVCSHDGRPFLEWRSQTWLLDDDGNQVRPLATEVGFWRMVPPHDDGTNAELLLTHHTGFVEMYAGVASPAKVELRTDGVMRSPFAKEYTAGHRMYGNVNSNLMWVMDMAAMGQPLQSHISAELKRVE; this is encoded by the coding sequence ATGGTCTTCACCCTCGACACCAGCCTGCACCCGGATCTCGCGCCCCTGGCCTGGCTCGTCGGCCGCTGGGCCGGTGCCGGTCTCGTCGGCTACCCGACGATCGAGTCGGCCCGTTTCGGCCAGGAGATCGTCTGCAGCCACGACGGCCGCCCGTTCCTCGAGTGGCGGTCCCAGACCTGGCTGCTCGACGACGACGGCAACCAGGTGCGCCCGCTCGCGACGGAGGTCGGCTTCTGGCGCATGGTGCCGCCCCACGACGACGGCACGAACGCCGAGCTGCTGCTGACCCACCACACCGGGTTCGTCGAGATGTACGCCGGGGTGGCTTCACCCGCCAAGGTCGAGCTGCGCACCGACGGCGTCATGCGCAGCCCGTTCGCCAAGGAGTACACCGCGGGCCACCGCATGTACGGCAACGTCAACAGCAACCTCATGTGGGTCATGGACATGGCCGCCATGGGGCAGCCGCTGCAGTCGCACATCTCCGCGGAGCTCAAGCGCGTCGAGTGA